A single genomic interval of Ruminococcus sp. NK3A76 harbors:
- a CDS encoding ABC transporter permease produces MTLIYFETKKLLHKRLIIIVIAIALEIVLGLLPADHEHPYSTLVYRQYTEQLAGEYTPQKRELIFTRLDEVNNVIAEHEQLLEQYNANLIDLDEFATHNKQYNKAIAEQQTLEYLAMKCESFDSLGTGEFFYDTDWYDLYSYRRYDLLSVLIMMLLIPPVFCNEYSSKMADILRTTKCGKTRLAVIKLSVSMVVMFLLSLIISTAELCTFAARYGLDSAFAPLQSILGCEEYGEMTVIGLFVRSSLMRAFSFAVCAAFICLISVYTKNMLFTFFLSFAACVFPALIAEGKVMSYAFSSSAHNGMYLSGMSVWVFCLICIVKCAGYGVMCVSKFGTIK; encoded by the coding sequence GTGACGCTTATATATTTTGAAACAAAAAAGCTGCTGCATAAACGCCTTATAATTATCGTTATAGCCATTGCTTTGGAAATAGTTCTTGGGCTGCTGCCTGCAGATCATGAGCACCCATATTCAACGCTGGTATACAGGCAGTATACAGAGCAGCTTGCAGGAGAATACACCCCCCAAAAGCGTGAATTGATCTTCACTCGGCTTGATGAGGTCAACAATGTAATTGCAGAGCATGAACAGCTTTTGGAGCAGTACAATGCCAATCTGATAGACCTTGATGAATTTGCAACTCACAACAAGCAATACAACAAGGCAATCGCCGAGCAGCAGACACTTGAATATCTTGCAATGAAATGTGAGAGCTTTGACAGCCTCGGTACTGGAGAGTTTTTCTATGATACGGATTGGTATGATCTTTACTCCTATCGCCGCTATGATTTATTGTCGGTGCTGATTATGATGCTGCTTATCCCTCCTGTTTTCTGCAATGAATACAGCAGCAAAATGGCTGATATCCTCCGTACTACGAAATGCGGAAAAACACGTCTTGCCGTAATAAAGCTATCGGTCAGCATGGTTGTAATGTTTTTGCTCTCTCTGATAATAAGTACAGCAGAGTTATGCACATTTGCAGCCCGATACGGGCTTGACAGCGCCTTTGCTCCTCTTCAAAGCATATTGGGCTGTGAGGAATATGGGGAAATGACAGTTATCGGTCTGTTTGTACGCAGCAGCCTGATGCGAGCGTTTTCATTTGCAGTATGTGCTGCATTTATCTGCCTTATTTCCGTTTATACAAAAAATATGCTGTTTACATTCTTTTTGAGCTTTGCAGCCTGTGTTTTCCCTGCGCTTATAGCTGAGGGAAAGGTTATGAGCTATGCTTTTTCATCTTCGGCGCATAACGGAATGTATCTGTCCGGAATGAGCGTATGGGTATTCTGTCTGATATGTATTGTAAAGTGTGCAGGGTATGGGGTTATGTGCGTAAGTAAGTTTGGTACGATCAAGTAA
- a CDS encoding ABC transporter ATP-binding protein: MELKIDRLTKRYKNKTALDGIDLTLGNGVYALLGPNGAGKSTLMNIIVGLLWQTSGSVTLDGREILSLGADYRTRLGFMPQDMGFYPSFTGEEMMRYFAAVKGIKNAHNEIDRLLEFVNLTDDKKRKCGEYSGGMKRRLGIAAALLGGPDILVFDEPTAGLDPKERMRFRNILSRIGRGKLLLIATHIVSDIESISDNVILLDGGKVVKSGTLAEVISSAEGCVWELECEDGFADEYALLHTNSAIIKTGGGTRLHIVQSSKPFENAVSVSPTLEDVYMLRFGQVSGQ; encoded by the coding sequence ATGGAGCTTAAAATAGACAGGCTTACAAAACGCTATAAAAACAAGACTGCCCTTGACGGGATAGACCTAACTCTCGGGAACGGTGTATATGCCCTGCTCGGGCCAAACGGTGCAGGCAAAAGTACGCTTATGAATATAATAGTCGGGCTGCTTTGGCAAACAAGCGGAAGTGTCACTCTTGACGGCAGAGAGATACTCTCTCTCGGTGCCGATTACCGCACAAGGCTTGGCTTTATGCCGCAGGATATGGGCTTTTACCCCTCTTTTACGGGAGAGGAGATGATGAGATATTTTGCGGCTGTAAAGGGCATAAAAAATGCCCATAATGAAATAGATAGGCTGCTTGAATTTGTAAACCTTACTGATGACAAAAAGCGAAAATGCGGTGAGTATTCGGGCGGGATGAAACGCAGGCTCGGTATAGCTGCGGCACTTCTTGGCGGCCCCGATATTCTTGTTTTTGACGAGCCTACCGCAGGGCTTGACCCGAAGGAAAGAATGAGATTTCGCAATATCCTGAGCCGTATCGGTCGGGGAAAGCTGTTGCTGATCGCTACGCATATCGTATCAGATATAGAGAGTATATCGGATAATGTGATACTTCTTGACGGAGGAAAAGTTGTTAAAAGCGGCACACTTGCAGAGGTCATTTCCTCTGCCGAGGGCTGTGTCTGGGAGCTTGAATGTGAGGACGGCTTTGCTGATGAGTATGCGCTGTTACATACCAATTCTGCAATCATAAAGACAGGGGGCGGAACAAGGCTGCATATCGTTCAGAGCAGCAAACCGTTTGAAAACGCTGTCTCCGTTTCTCCGACACTTGAAGATGTATATATGCTCAGGTTCGGGCAGGTGAGTGGGCAGTGA